The Lewinellaceae bacterium genome has a segment encoding these proteins:
- a CDS encoding DUF4968 domain-containing protein produces MLSKGPNYHLTGHTMILALQMSSFLPDGIRIATSDGTIDMTAFSESTLQVVFTPVGEENPPCYAIDGHPSKVRDDYREDANSIFYETDGISVTINKSPFNISYSYKNNILSFEAVGGRMSYLIAAADEWGKLAGNYTSLTGRQPMTPRWLVG; encoded by the coding sequence ATGTTGTCGAAGGGCCCGAATTACCACCTGACAGGACACACGATGATTTTAGCCCTGCAGATGAGCAGCTTTTTACCCGATGGCATCCGAATCGCCACTTCTGACGGAACCATTGATATGACCGCTTTTTCTGAAAGTACCCTGCAGGTGGTCTTCACCCCGGTAGGAGAAGAAAACCCTCCGTGCTATGCCATAGACGGCCATCCGTCCAAAGTCAGGGATGATTACCGGGAGGATGCCAACTCCATCTTTTATGAAACGGATGGCATCAGTGTGACCATCAATAAATCGCCTTTCAACATTTCGTATAGTTACAAAAACAACATCCTTTCCTTTGAAGCCGTCGGAGGGCGAATGAGTTATCTTATCGCCGCAGCGGATGAATGGGGCAAGCTGGCCGGCAACTACACCAGCCTTACCGGCCGTCAGCCCATGACCCCGCGGTGGCTGGTGGGGTGA
- a CDS encoding response regulator codes for MKQIWVLLFSCFTVVLFGQTESNVSLLSVNEGLSQGQVFDVCQSRDGFLWVATKDGLNRYDGYRFEVFTNDSFDPFSIISNEVWKIFEDSRGWIWVACPGGLDVLLPQTERFFHIIPDIRGLNGDSISFTETPDGTIWITVAGKLWKIEIPKGSLTTAARAGNAFPELPVTRIESPGGLFSTVYFSKKGTLLAASSKGVFSVNPADGSLQVEALAGTSVDIIGEDNHGRIWLIALSPALEGLYYQAQYDMWVWNTDEGKPRLIPCLPYGRYKFDRNGFLWAWKYTDNTFQKWDPEKFIVGGPPELEWANDQAFTQSPAYFPITIAFDRSGNLWLATNGFGMLRVGFQNTGFSSYLPLTSQRMITESPDGDLYLQSDYQKRYPSAGFRKGMPTPWAIPISKTERKTVITFDSKGNCWANKNADSLFLLGTPARQYPWKAMGLIPCKNRKLLSVSEKGLHQFDPATGHSRLIPFDHTPEPSPTFTYSQFLYEDHEGTVWIFAFKGLIEATPDGDGYRFRYFKSHPADRTSLSDNTVLSVAADPLDPGRFLWVGTKGGGLNRLDRQAGTFQHYKTGQGLPDNVVYGILPDDNGHLWLSTNKGLCRFHIRDESTRNFTVADGLQSNEFNQSSYLRTRDGHLIFGGINGLTVFHPDSLLFNEYQPTTAITRVWINNQLTSFRPLQKKGNIPPALEKKDQQTLYLDLTHRQNLISLEFAALEFTNPEQNQYRYHLARKGFLSTHTDNKWVELGSKNSVQFANLRSGRYTFQVLGSNNDDAWSEQPAVLEFTIRPPWWLSWWAYLGYALLAGLMVNLIYHTQLRQRLQVQEAFRLKELDQFKNRFFVNITHEFRTPLTVILGLSRQLRMSKKDLSEKEFALKLDLIRRNGENLLRLINQLLDLAKLESDKLKLNYIQGDVLPYLRYVVESLHSLAAVHNVGITIISADAPIVLDYDPERLQQVVFNLLSNAIKFTPSGGKVELEIRVAAASGQRLPQLILEVRDTGVGISPADLPHIFERFHQAGHLEKALVGGTGIGLALTRELVEAMEGEIKVESQPGQGTVFRVQLPIHQQAELQEASLPVPAGELQDIGERPSPPGHQELPQLLIVEDNPDVMEYLVSCLKGTFAVQLAYNGADGIEKALEIVPDLIISDVMMPQKDGFEVCKVLKEDERTSHIPIVLLTARAEVKDRILGLRRGADAYLAKPFHEEELRATLDNLLEVRRHLQEKYRNAAFTAPNAEASAKSDPEQDFIQKARSIVLDHLPDVTFSVGTFCRSMAMSQPQLHRKLTALTGKNATLFIRSIRLAKAKELLLAKGKNISEVAYEVGFSDPKYFSRVFSEEFGVSPQQFVNKQGL; via the coding sequence ATGAAACAAATTTGGGTCTTGTTATTCTCCTGTTTTACCGTTGTTTTGTTCGGTCAAACGGAAAGTAATGTGAGCCTGCTATCGGTAAACGAAGGGCTGTCACAGGGGCAGGTGTTTGATGTGTGCCAGAGCAGAGACGGTTTTCTCTGGGTTGCGACCAAAGACGGGCTGAACCGCTACGATGGTTATCGTTTCGAAGTTTTTACGAACGACTCCTTCGATCCCTTTTCCATTATTTCCAATGAAGTGTGGAAAATTTTTGAAGACAGCCGGGGATGGATATGGGTAGCCTGTCCGGGAGGGCTGGACGTATTATTGCCCCAAACCGAACGTTTTTTTCATATCATCCCGGACATACGGGGCTTGAACGGCGACTCCATTTCCTTCACCGAGACGCCAGATGGGACAATCTGGATAACCGTAGCCGGAAAGTTATGGAAGATAGAGATACCCAAAGGCAGTCTGACAACGGCCGCCAGGGCCGGCAATGCTTTTCCCGAACTGCCGGTAACCCGGATCGAATCCCCTGGGGGGCTGTTCAGTACTGTTTACTTTTCTAAAAAGGGAACCCTTCTTGCCGCCTCCTCAAAGGGCGTTTTCAGTGTAAATCCGGCTGACGGATCCCTGCAAGTGGAAGCCCTTGCAGGCACCTCAGTAGACATCATAGGAGAAGACAACCACGGCAGGATCTGGCTCATTGCCCTTTCACCCGCCTTGGAAGGGTTGTATTACCAGGCGCAATACGACATGTGGGTGTGGAATACCGATGAAGGAAAACCCCGGCTGATACCCTGCCTGCCTTATGGCCGATACAAGTTCGACCGCAATGGCTTCCTGTGGGCCTGGAAGTACACCGATAATACATTCCAAAAATGGGATCCTGAAAAATTCATTGTTGGAGGACCTCCTGAGCTGGAATGGGCCAACGACCAGGCTTTCACCCAAAGCCCTGCTTACTTCCCCATCACCATTGCCTTCGATCGTTCCGGAAATCTTTGGCTGGCCACCAATGGCTTCGGAATGTTACGGGTCGGTTTTCAAAATACAGGGTTCAGCAGTTATCTGCCGCTTACCTCCCAACGCATGATCACTGAGAGTCCGGACGGGGATCTTTATCTCCAATCTGATTACCAAAAGCGGTATCCCTCCGCCGGTTTTCGGAAAGGCATGCCTACCCCTTGGGCCATCCCAATCTCCAAAACGGAAAGAAAGACGGTAATCACTTTCGATTCCAAGGGAAACTGCTGGGCAAATAAAAACGCCGATTCCCTTTTTCTCCTGGGGACACCTGCCCGCCAATATCCCTGGAAAGCAATGGGCCTGATACCCTGCAAAAACCGAAAACTGCTCAGTGTCAGCGAAAAAGGGCTGCATCAGTTTGACCCTGCCACGGGACACAGCCGGCTGATCCCATTTGACCACACCCCGGAGCCATCGCCCACTTTCACCTATTCGCAATTTTTATACGAAGATCATGAAGGTACGGTCTGGATCTTTGCCTTCAAAGGATTGATCGAGGCGACACCTGACGGGGATGGCTACCGTTTTCGCTACTTTAAGAGCCACCCGGCCGACCGTACCTCCCTGTCGGACAATACGGTGCTCAGTGTAGCCGCCGACCCGCTCGATCCCGGCAGATTCCTGTGGGTGGGCACCAAGGGTGGCGGGCTGAACCGGCTGGACCGGCAGGCAGGCACCTTCCAGCACTATAAAACCGGGCAGGGCCTGCCGGACAACGTCGTTTATGGCATCCTGCCCGATGACAACGGCCACCTTTGGCTCAGCACCAACAAAGGGTTGTGCCGTTTCCATATACGCGACGAATCGACACGTAACTTCACCGTGGCCGACGGTCTGCAAAGCAATGAATTCAACCAGTCGAGCTACCTGCGTACAAGAGATGGGCACCTGATCTTTGGCGGTATCAATGGCCTGACGGTCTTTCATCCCGACAGCCTCCTGTTTAACGAATATCAACCCACCACAGCGATCACCCGCGTCTGGATTAACAATCAGCTGACAAGCTTTCGACCGCTGCAGAAGAAAGGAAATATTCCTCCTGCCCTTGAAAAGAAGGATCAACAAACCCTTTATCTTGATTTAACCCATCGTCAAAATCTGATCTCACTGGAATTTGCCGCTTTGGAGTTTACTAATCCGGAGCAAAACCAGTATCGTTACCATTTGGCACGCAAAGGTTTTTTGAGTACCCATACAGACAACAAATGGGTCGAACTAGGCTCCAAAAACAGTGTGCAATTCGCCAACTTAAGATCGGGAAGGTACACCTTCCAGGTACTGGGCAGCAACAACGACGACGCCTGGAGCGAACAACCTGCCGTACTGGAATTCACCATTCGCCCGCCCTGGTGGCTGAGCTGGTGGGCCTACCTGGGGTATGCCCTGCTGGCCGGTCTGATGGTGAACCTCATCTACCACACACAGCTGCGACAACGTCTACAGGTGCAGGAAGCTTTCCGCCTCAAGGAACTGGATCAATTCAAAAACCGCTTCTTCGTCAATATCACCCACGAATTCCGCACCCCTCTTACAGTCATTTTGGGGCTTTCCAGGCAACTCAGGATGAGCAAAAAAGACTTATCCGAAAAAGAATTCGCACTCAAGCTTGACCTGATTCGAAGAAATGGTGAAAACCTGCTGCGTCTGATCAACCAACTGCTTGATCTGGCCAAATTGGAATCCGATAAACTAAAGCTCAACTATATTCAAGGTGATGTGCTCCCATATTTGCGATATGTGGTCGAGAGTCTGCACTCCCTCGCTGCTGTTCACAATGTTGGCATAACAATAATAAGTGCCGATGCCCCAATCGTGTTGGACTATGATCCTGAGCGGCTTCAGCAGGTCGTTTTTAACCTGCTGTCCAACGCGATAAAGTTTACACCATCTGGGGGCAAGGTCGAGCTGGAAATCAGGGTAGCTGCAGCCTCAGGACAACGTCTTCCCCAACTGATCCTGGAGGTGCGTGATACCGGAGTCGGTATTTCACCGGCAGACCTTCCCCATATTTTCGAACGGTTTCATCAGGCTGGCCATCTGGAGAAAGCTCTGGTAGGAGGCACCGGGATTGGCCTGGCCCTCACCCGAGAACTCGTCGAGGCGATGGAAGGGGAAATAAAAGTTGAAAGTCAGCCCGGCCAGGGCACTGTTTTTCGGGTACAACTCCCTATCCACCAACAGGCAGAGCTTCAGGAAGCAAGCCTTCCCGTGCCTGCCGGGGAATTGCAAGATATTGGAGAAAGACCGTCGCCCCCGGGTCATCAGGAACTCCCTCAATTGCTCATCGTTGAGGACAATCCGGATGTGATGGAATACCTGGTCTCATGTTTAAAGGGAACCTTTGCTGTACAGTTAGCCTACAATGGAGCTGATGGAATAGAAAAGGCCCTCGAGATAGTGCCTGATCTGATCATCAGCGATGTCATGATGCCTCAAAAAGACGGCTTTGAGGTGTGCAAGGTACTGAAGGAAGACGAACGTACCAGTCATATTCCCATCGTTTTGCTGACCGCCAGAGCGGAGGTGAAGGATCGCATCCTGGGGTTGCGCAGGGGAGCTGATGCCTACCTGGCCAAACCCTTCCATGAGGAGGAATTGCGGGCCACCCTGGACAACCTGTTGGAGGTGCGGCGCCATCTTCAGGAAAAATACCGGAACGCTGCCTTCACAGCACCCAATGCCGAAGCTTCTGCCAAGTCTGATCCTGAACAGGACTTTATACAAAAAGCCCGATCCATTGTCCTGGATCACCTGCCTGATGTCACCTTCTCCGTGGGAACTTTTTGCCGTTCAATGGCTATGAGTCAGCCACAATTACACCGAAAATTAACCGCCCTGACGGGAAAAAATGCCACGCTTTTCATCCGCTCCATCCGATTGGCAAAAGCCAAGGAATTACTGTTGGCCAAAGGGAAAAACATCAGCGAGGTAGCTTATGAAGTGGGCTTTTCTGACCCTAAATACTTCAGCCGGGTTTTCTCGGAAGAATTCGGCGTTTCCCCCCAGCAATTTGTGAACAAACAGGGCCTTTGA